From the Maioricimonas rarisocia genome, one window contains:
- a CDS encoding phage major capsid protein → MHGTNLSTLIESHGPAGFYRKVVDLLNEKQLTPDDFSYYELADACGVLPRLRCLRDSSLAGNASLPVEALLSESNPGVGTNLFQVVTGELIGRKVIEGYEDDAGFIGDRLVSVMPSRLRQAKIAGFRALAGPTEVAEGHPYEESTFEEKYVTTQESKQGRILSINEELIAFDQTGEINRRAMALGYYLRQERERTIVRAVTDADAAAGRHVYRPSGQGETLYAADGSNRNYIGATNATSPDFAAAIALEDWTDIEEVLHYRATEIRDDRVDGDQRPILAPVRQMLVPEALRGTARSIVHSTEIHVTTTDGETRFANPVHGMVEVLSSPFVDEQGGTAGSDWYLGDFPRQFVWTEIWPVQTLLQRADSEAAFERDVVLRVKARYYGGISAVDTVFVTKISGE, encoded by the coding sequence ATGCACGGAACCAACCTCTCCACGCTCATCGAGTCCCACGGCCCGGCCGGCTTCTATCGCAAGGTCGTCGACCTGCTCAACGAAAAGCAGCTCACGCCGGACGACTTCTCTTACTACGAACTGGCTGATGCCTGCGGCGTCCTTCCCCGGCTCCGATGCCTGCGGGACAGTTCGCTGGCTGGCAACGCCTCCCTTCCGGTCGAGGCGCTGCTGTCCGAATCGAACCCCGGCGTCGGCACCAATCTGTTCCAGGTCGTCACCGGCGAACTCATCGGCCGGAAGGTGATCGAAGGGTACGAAGATGACGCCGGCTTCATCGGCGACCGGCTCGTCAGCGTCATGCCGAGCCGTCTCCGTCAGGCCAAGATCGCCGGCTTCCGCGCCCTGGCCGGTCCGACCGAAGTCGCCGAGGGACATCCCTACGAAGAGTCCACCTTCGAAGAGAAGTACGTCACGACCCAGGAGTCGAAGCAGGGACGCATCCTCAGTATCAACGAGGAACTGATCGCCTTTGACCAGACCGGCGAGATCAACCGTCGGGCGATGGCTCTGGGCTACTACCTTCGCCAGGAACGGGAGCGGACGATCGTCCGCGCGGTGACCGATGCCGATGCCGCCGCCGGTCGGCACGTCTACCGCCCCTCCGGCCAGGGAGAGACGCTGTACGCCGCCGACGGATCGAACCGCAACTACATCGGTGCGACGAACGCCACTTCCCCCGACTTCGCCGCGGCCATTGCGCTGGAAGACTGGACCGACATCGAAGAAGTCCTCCACTATCGGGCGACCGAGATTCGCGACGACCGCGTCGACGGAGATCAGCGGCCGATCCTGGCACCCGTCCGGCAGATGCTCGTTCCCGAAGCACTCCGTGGCACCGCTCGCAGCATCGTGCATTCGACCGAGATCCACGTCACGACCACCGACGGCGAGACGCGGTTTGCCAACCCGGTTCACGGCATGGTGGAGGTCCTCTCCTCGCCGTTTGTCGACGAGCAGGGAGGAACCGCCGGCAGCGACTGGTACCTGGGTGACTTCCCGCGGCAGTTCGTCTGGACCGAAATCTGGCCGGTGCAGACGCTCCTGCAGCGGGCCGACAGCGAAGCCGCCTTCGAACGGGATGTCGTCCTGCGGGTGAAGGCCCGGTACTACGGCGGCATCAGCGCAGTCGACACCGTCTTCGTCACGAAGATCTCCGGCGAATAA